A window of Longispora fulva contains these coding sequences:
- a CDS encoding carbohydrate ABC transporter permease, whose product MSDRLYRWDLRASPYLYIAPFFVLFAAFGVFPLLYTAWVSLHDWTLLSDEHPFVGVANYRELFGDPYFWNALGNTLSILVLSTVPQLLFALLLAHLLNRPLRGQTFFRLGLLLPNVTSVVAVAVIFSQLFGRDFGLINAILESLGAGRIDWQNGTASSHVAIATMIIWQWTGYNSLIYLAAMKAVPRDLYESATLDGATGLQQLTRITIPMIRPTIIFTVVVSTIYGLQVFAQPQLFGGGGPTGITGGNDRQFQTLSLYLYEHAFTNGFQFGYASATAWVMFAVIVLGAGLNYLFVRKIRSTS is encoded by the coding sequence ATGAGCGACCGCCTCTACCGCTGGGACCTGAGGGCCTCGCCGTACCTGTACATCGCCCCGTTCTTCGTGCTCTTCGCGGCCTTCGGGGTGTTCCCGCTGCTCTACACGGCGTGGGTGTCCCTGCACGACTGGACCCTGCTGTCGGATGAGCACCCCTTCGTCGGGGTGGCCAACTACCGGGAACTGTTCGGCGATCCGTACTTCTGGAACGCGCTCGGCAACACGCTCTCGATCCTGGTGCTGTCCACGGTCCCGCAACTGCTGTTCGCGCTGCTGCTGGCGCACCTGCTCAACCGGCCGCTGCGGGGCCAGACGTTCTTCCGGCTCGGGCTGCTGCTGCCGAACGTCACCTCGGTGGTGGCGGTGGCGGTCATCTTCTCGCAGCTGTTCGGGAGGGACTTCGGGTTGATCAACGCCATCCTGGAGTCCCTCGGGGCTGGCCGGATCGACTGGCAGAACGGGACGGCCAGCTCGCACGTCGCCATCGCCACGATGATCATCTGGCAGTGGACCGGCTACAACTCGCTGATCTACCTGGCGGCGATGAAGGCCGTGCCCCGGGACCTGTACGAGTCGGCGACCCTCGACGGGGCCACCGGCCTGCAACAGCTGACCAGGATCACGATCCCGATGATCCGGCCCACGATCATCTTCACGGTCGTGGTGTCCACGATCTACGGGTTGCAGGTGTTCGCCCAGCCGCAGCTGTTCGGGGGCGGCGGGCCGACCGGGATCACCGGGGGCAACGACCGGCAGTTCCAGACCCTCTCCTTGTATCTCTACGAGCACGCGTTCACGAACGGCTTCCAGTTCGGGTACGCCTCGGCGACCGCCTGGGTGATGTTCGCCGTGATCGTGCTCGGGGCCGGGCTGAACTACCTGTTCGTCCGCAAGATCCGGAGCACGTCGTGA
- a CDS encoding carbohydrate ABC transporter permease, translating to MTRRLVYLSLTAVVFFSAFPLYFSVVVASSDTSALSDARLLPGAHLWDNVVRVFDTVPFGTAMLNSVLVSLSITASVVLFSTLAGFAFARLRFRGRTAFLVFIVGTMMVPTQLGIIPLYILMAKIEWTDSLRAVVVPALVNAFGVFFMTQYLSEALPKELLEAGRMDGCSTQRLFWHVVLPVARPAASVLGMLTFLAAWNDYFWPLVVLSSPENHTVQVTLSQLRSGYVTDYALSLTGTVLATLPLLVVFGLLGKQIIGGIMQGAVKG from the coding sequence GTGACCCGCCGGCTGGTCTACCTGAGCCTGACGGCCGTGGTGTTCTTCTCGGCCTTCCCGCTGTACTTCAGCGTCGTCGTCGCGTCGTCGGACACCTCGGCACTCAGCGACGCCCGACTGTTGCCGGGCGCGCACCTGTGGGACAACGTCGTGCGGGTGTTCGACACCGTGCCGTTCGGGACGGCGATGCTCAACTCGGTGCTCGTCTCGCTGTCGATCACCGCCTCGGTGGTGCTGTTCTCCACCCTGGCCGGGTTCGCGTTCGCCCGGCTGCGGTTCCGGGGGCGCACGGCGTTCCTCGTGTTCATCGTGGGCACGATGATGGTGCCGACCCAGCTGGGCATCATCCCGCTGTACATCCTGATGGCGAAGATCGAGTGGACGGACTCGCTGCGGGCGGTCGTGGTCCCCGCGCTGGTCAACGCCTTCGGGGTGTTCTTCATGACGCAGTATCTTTCGGAGGCGCTGCCGAAGGAGCTGCTGGAGGCCGGCCGGATGGACGGCTGCTCCACCCAGCGGCTGTTCTGGCACGTGGTGCTGCCCGTGGCCCGACCGGCGGCGTCCGTGCTCGGCATGCTCACGTTCCTGGCCGCCTGGAACGACTACTTCTGGCCGCTGGTCGTGCTGTCCTCGCCGGAGAACCACACGGTGCAGGTCACGCTGTCGCAGCTGCGCAGCGGCTACGTCACCGACTACGCGCTGTCCCTGACCGGCACGGTGCTGGCCACCCTGCCGCTGCTCGTCGTGTTCGGCCTGCTCGGCAAACAGATCATCGGAGGAATCATGCAGGGGGCGGTCAAGGGATGA
- a CDS encoding GH1 family beta-glucosidase — translation MITFPEGFVWGAATAAYQIEGAVGLDGRGPSIWDTFSHTPGRVAGGDTGDVACDHYHRYPADVALMAELGLPAYRFSVSWARVAPDGRGLNPRGLDFYDRLVDELVARGIEPIVTLYHWDLPQALEDTGGWTARDTAERFADYAAAVHDRLGDRVPTWTTLNEPWCSAYLGYGNGVHAPGQRDPGKAFAAVHHLLLAHGLGTQALRSAGARSIGLTLNPASVSPVDPADPADVAAARLVDGLQNRIFLDPVLRGEYPADVAHLVRAHIRDTDLKVISEPIDLLGVNYYMPLYVRARPGATGGGEAYPGTRDIEFLPAEGPVTEMGWLIEPAGLTRLLERIGRDYPGTPLMITENGGAFPEGTADADRIGYLDGHLRAAHEAISRGVDLRGYLVWSLLDNFEWAEGYRKRFGIVHVDYDTQRREPKDSALWYRDVIRRNGLEG, via the coding sequence ATGATCACTTTTCCGGAGGGTTTCGTGTGGGGGGCAGCCACGGCCGCCTACCAGATCGAGGGCGCGGTCGGCCTCGACGGGCGCGGACCGTCCATCTGGGACACCTTCAGTCACACGCCGGGCAGGGTGGCCGGCGGCGACACCGGAGACGTCGCGTGCGACCACTACCACCGCTATCCGGCGGACGTGGCGCTGATGGCCGAGCTGGGCCTGCCGGCCTACCGGTTCTCCGTGTCCTGGGCCCGGGTCGCACCCGACGGCCGGGGGCTCAACCCGCGCGGCCTGGACTTCTACGACCGCCTCGTCGACGAGCTGGTCGCCCGGGGCATCGAACCGATCGTGACCCTGTACCACTGGGACCTCCCCCAGGCCCTCGAGGACACCGGCGGCTGGACGGCCCGGGACACGGCCGAACGGTTCGCCGACTACGCCGCCGCCGTCCACGACCGGCTCGGAGACCGGGTGCCCACCTGGACGACCCTGAACGAGCCGTGGTGCTCGGCGTACCTCGGCTACGGCAACGGCGTGCACGCCCCCGGCCAGCGCGACCCGGGCAAGGCGTTCGCGGCCGTGCACCACCTGCTGCTCGCGCACGGGCTCGGCACCCAGGCGCTACGGTCGGCCGGAGCGCGGTCGATCGGACTCACCCTCAACCCGGCCTCGGTGTCCCCGGTGGACCCGGCCGACCCTGCCGACGTGGCCGCCGCGCGCCTGGTCGACGGGTTGCAGAACCGGATCTTCCTCGACCCGGTGCTGCGGGGGGAATACCCCGCCGACGTCGCGCACCTGGTCCGGGCGCACATCCGCGACACCGACCTCAAGGTGATCTCCGAGCCGATCGACCTGCTCGGCGTCAACTACTACATGCCGCTCTACGTCCGCGCGAGACCGGGCGCGACCGGTGGCGGCGAGGCCTACCCGGGCACGCGGGACATCGAGTTCCTGCCGGCGGAGGGCCCGGTGACCGAGATGGGCTGGCTGATCGAGCCCGCCGGCTTGACCCGACTACTGGAACGCATCGGCCGCGACTACCCCGGCACCCCACTGATGATCACGGAGAACGGCGGGGCGTTCCCCGAGGGCACGGCCGACGCCGACCGGATCGGGTACCTCGACGGGCACCTGCGGGCCGCGCACGAGGCCATCTCCCGGGGCGTGGATCTGCGCGGCTATCTCGTATGGTCACTCCTGGACAACTTCGAGTGGGCCGAGGGCTACCGTAAGCGGTTCGGGATCGTGCACGTCGACTACGACACGCAGCGCCGGGAGCCGAAGGACAGTGCCCTCTGGTACCGCGACGTGATCCGCCGGAACGGCCTGGAGGGCTAG
- a CDS encoding LacI family DNA-binding transcriptional regulator has protein sequence MNASRGRPTLEQVAARAGVSRATVSRVVNGSTSVAESIREAVNRAIGELGYVPNLAARSLVTQRTDSIALVLPEAATRVFSDDQFFPSVIRGVSQELEAADKQLVLMLAGSPASHDRVERYAAARHVDGVLFASMHGSDPLPGKLARMGIPVVCSGRPLGPATVPYVDVDHIGGVTAAVHHLLALGRTRIATIAGPQDMVAGIDRLTGYRGALKDSPSRSIVAVGDFTRESGAVAMRQLLDDDPALDAVFVASDLMAHGALGTLREAGRRVPEDVAVVGFDDIELARYTDPPLTTVRQPIVDIGREMARQVLRLAAGLPAEPAIVLPTELVVRQSA, from the coding sequence ATGAACGCGTCACGGGGGCGGCCCACGCTGGAGCAGGTCGCGGCGCGGGCCGGCGTGTCGCGGGCGACCGTCTCGCGGGTGGTCAACGGCTCCACGTCGGTGGCCGAGTCGATCCGTGAGGCGGTGAACCGGGCGATCGGCGAACTCGGCTACGTGCCCAACCTCGCCGCCCGCAGCCTCGTCACCCAGCGCACCGACTCGATCGCCCTGGTCCTGCCGGAGGCCGCCACCCGGGTGTTCTCCGACGACCAGTTCTTCCCGAGCGTGATCCGGGGCGTCAGCCAGGAGCTGGAGGCCGCCGACAAGCAGCTCGTCCTGATGCTCGCCGGCTCCCCGGCCAGCCACGACCGCGTCGAGCGGTACGCGGCGGCCCGGCACGTCGACGGCGTGCTGTTCGCGTCCATGCACGGCTCGGACCCGCTGCCGGGCAAACTGGCCCGGATGGGCATCCCGGTGGTGTGCAGCGGCCGACCGCTCGGCCCGGCCACGGTGCCCTACGTCGACGTGGACCACATCGGCGGCGTCACGGCGGCCGTGCACCACCTGCTCGCCCTGGGCCGGACCCGGATCGCGACCATCGCCGGCCCGCAGGACATGGTGGCCGGCATCGACCGGCTCACCGGCTACCGGGGCGCGTTGAAGGACTCCCCCAGCCGGTCCATCGTCGCCGTCGGTGACTTCACCCGGGAGTCGGGGGCCGTGGCCATGCGGCAACTGCTCGACGACGATCCCGCCCTCGACGCCGTGTTCGTCGCCTCGGACCTGATGGCGCACGGCGCACTGGGGACCCTGCGCGAGGCGGGGCGACGGGTGCCGGAGGACGTGGCCGTGGTCGGGTTCGACGACATCGAGCTGGCCCGGTACACCGATCCGCCGTTGACGACGGTGCGGCAGCCGATCGTGGACATCGGGCGGGAGATGGCCCGCCAGGTGCTCCGGCTGGCGGCCGGCCTCCCGGCGGAACCGGCGATCGTGCTCCCCACGGAACTGGTGGTCCGCCAGTCCGCGTAG
- a CDS encoding acyltransferase family protein, whose product MSAEPAAPGPAARRLHELDLLRIGAAVAVVVFHYTFSGWMQGHSPARFPGLGQVSRYGYLGVDLFFVISGFVVSLSAWGRPARGFVVSRIVRLYPAFWVAVTLTALVSVASGRFRVGFGQYLANLTMLNPVAGIANIDVVYWTLWAEIRFYLLVFVLAVVGLTRRRVLLALWAWLAVTAATQLGLLPGFVDLLGQSTFAHYFVAGMALGVIHRSGMTWELGVILALCWGNALYRGAGFAAGVGERYRTGFSTVVVCAVITAIFVVMILVALRRTESLGRPWMAHAGALTYPLYLAHAHLGFVVLAWLGPTVNRYVLVVGLMVAMGVVAWGIHAWVERPVAPRLRGLFTRAPGRRAGRIRSGSSATGKGC is encoded by the coding sequence GTGAGCGCGGAGCCGGCCGCCCCGGGGCCGGCGGCCCGGCGGCTGCACGAGCTGGACCTGCTCCGGATCGGCGCGGCCGTCGCAGTGGTGGTGTTCCACTACACCTTCTCCGGCTGGATGCAGGGCCACTCGCCCGCCCGCTTCCCCGGCCTCGGCCAGGTGTCGAGATACGGCTACCTCGGCGTCGACCTGTTCTTCGTGATCAGCGGCTTCGTCGTGTCGCTCAGCGCGTGGGGCCGCCCGGCGCGCGGCTTCGTGGTCTCCCGGATCGTCCGGCTCTACCCGGCCTTCTGGGTGGCGGTCACCCTCACGGCCCTCGTCTCCGTGGCGTCCGGGCGGTTCCGGGTCGGGTTCGGCCAGTACCTCGCGAACCTGACCATGCTCAACCCGGTCGCCGGCATCGCCAACATCGACGTCGTGTACTGGACCCTGTGGGCCGAGATCCGCTTCTACCTGCTGGTGTTCGTCCTCGCGGTCGTCGGCCTGACCCGCCGCCGGGTGCTCCTGGCCCTGTGGGCCTGGCTCGCCGTCACGGCCGCGACCCAGCTCGGCCTGCTGCCCGGCTTCGTGGACCTGCTCGGCCAGTCGACGTTCGCGCACTACTTCGTCGCAGGCATGGCCCTGGGCGTGATCCACCGGTCCGGCATGACCTGGGAACTGGGCGTGATCCTGGCCCTGTGCTGGGGCAACGCCCTCTACCGCGGGGCGGGGTTCGCGGCCGGGGTCGGGGAACGCTACCGGACCGGGTTCTCGACCGTGGTGGTGTGCGCGGTGATCACGGCCATCTTCGTGGTGATGATCCTGGTGGCGCTGCGCCGCACGGAGTCCCTCGGACGGCCGTGGATGGCGCACGCCGGGGCGCTGACGTATCCGCTGTACCTGGCGCACGCGCACCTCGGGTTCGTGGTTCTGGCCTGGCTGGGCCCGACCGTGAACAGGTATGTGCTGGTGGTGGGGCTGATGGTGGCGATGGGAGTGGTGGCGTGGGGGATCCACGCGTGGGTGGAGCGGCCGGTGGCGCCCCGGCTGCGCGGGCTGTTCACCCGGGCCCCGGGTCGGCGAGCCGGTCGGATCCGGTCAGGCTCCTCCGCAACCGGAAAAGGATGTTGA
- a CDS encoding M15 family metallopeptidase — protein sequence MILLSDRRVAAVPLRDNGEPLVDLREVSELRVDPRLADPDGAYAHLRENAVDRLLAAQRALPAGLRLLIVEGYRPLGLQKTYFDGYRDELRRSHPDWDPARLHVEASKYVSPPEVAPHSTGGTVDLTLCTAEGTELDMGTLVNDSPLASADACFTGAPVPAAARANRDLLGAVLSAAGFVNYPTEWWHWSFGDRYWALTTRAPATRYGPVDR from the coding sequence GTGATCCTGCTGTCCGACCGCCGGGTCGCGGCCGTCCCGCTGCGCGACAACGGCGAGCCGCTCGTCGACCTGCGCGAGGTGTCCGAACTGCGCGTCGACCCCCGGCTCGCCGACCCCGACGGCGCGTACGCGCACCTGCGGGAGAACGCCGTCGACCGGCTCCTGGCCGCGCAGCGCGCCCTGCCCGCCGGGCTGCGGCTGCTGATCGTCGAGGGCTACCGCCCGCTGGGCCTGCAGAAGACCTACTTCGACGGGTACCGCGACGAGCTGCGCCGCAGCCATCCCGACTGGGACCCGGCGCGGCTGCACGTGGAGGCCAGCAAGTACGTCTCCCCGCCGGAGGTCGCCCCGCACAGCACCGGCGGCACGGTCGACCTGACCCTGTGCACCGCCGAGGGCACCGAGCTGGACATGGGCACCCTCGTCAACGACAGCCCCCTGGCCAGCGCCGACGCCTGCTTCACCGGGGCACCCGTACCCGCCGCCGCCCGGGCGAACCGGGACCTGCTCGGCGCGGTCCTCAGCGCGGCCGGGTTCGTGAACTATCCGACGGAGTGGTGGCACTGGTCGTTCGGCGACCGGTACTGGGCCCTGACCACCCGCGCCCCCGCCACCCGCTACGGCCCCGTCGACCGGTGA
- a CDS encoding D-alanine--D-alanine ligase family protein, which produces MTGDARIRVGVLFGGPSAEHDVSCSSALAVVRALPRDRYAPVVVGVTREGDFRLVPDNVLEGKMSPPDGVRAIDDHLEVVGPLVELRPGRPGVAVLADGDVVAHLDVVFPLLHGPFGEDGVLQGLLEFLGVPYVGGGIAASAVGMDKVAMKRAFVAENVPVTPHIWVDEVSWAKGSAVIDGLEYPLFVKPANMGSSIGITRVTDPSGLAAAVDKALEYDPVVIVEQGVTGREIECGVLGGFAPEASRVGEVTVSGGWFDYEQKYLGTVDPMIVPAVLPPHVEAEVRALSVAAFRAVGGWGLARVDFLYDEAADRLYVNELNTMPGFTAHSMYPKVWQASGVSYQDLLDRLIALAFERHARKRGMA; this is translated from the coding sequence ATGACCGGCGACGCGCGGATCCGGGTCGGGGTCCTCTTCGGCGGACCCTCGGCCGAACACGACGTGTCCTGCTCCTCGGCCCTCGCGGTGGTGCGCGCGCTGCCCCGGGACCGGTACGCGCCGGTCGTCGTGGGGGTGACGCGGGAGGGGGACTTCCGGCTCGTACCCGACAATGTCCTGGAGGGGAAGATGTCGCCGCCCGACGGGGTGCGGGCGATCGACGACCACCTCGAGGTCGTCGGCCCGCTGGTCGAGCTGCGACCCGGTCGGCCGGGGGTGGCCGTGCTCGCCGACGGGGACGTCGTCGCGCACCTCGACGTCGTGTTCCCGCTGCTGCACGGCCCGTTCGGCGAGGACGGCGTCCTGCAGGGCCTGCTGGAGTTCCTCGGCGTGCCCTACGTCGGCGGCGGCATCGCCGCCTCGGCCGTCGGGATGGACAAGGTCGCGATGAAGCGCGCCTTCGTCGCCGAGAACGTGCCCGTCACCCCGCACATCTGGGTGGACGAGGTGTCCTGGGCGAAGGGGTCGGCCGTGATCGACGGCCTGGAGTACCCGCTGTTCGTCAAGCCCGCCAACATGGGCTCCTCGATCGGCATCACCCGGGTGACCGACCCGTCGGGCCTGGCGGCGGCCGTGGACAAGGCGTTGGAATACGACCCGGTCGTCATCGTCGAGCAGGGCGTCACCGGCCGGGAGATCGAGTGCGGGGTGCTCGGCGGCTTCGCGCCCGAGGCGTCGCGCGTCGGGGAGGTCACGGTCAGCGGCGGCTGGTTCGACTACGAGCAGAAGTACCTCGGCACCGTCGACCCGATGATCGTGCCCGCCGTGCTGCCCCCGCACGTCGAGGCCGAGGTGCGCGCATTGTCGGTCGCCGCGTTCCGGGCGGTCGGCGGCTGGGGCCTCGCCCGGGTCGACTTCCTCTACGACGAGGCCGCCGACCGGCTCTACGTCAACGAGCTCAACACGATGCCCGGCTTCACGGCGCACTCGATGTACCCGAAGGTCTGGCAGGCCTCCGGAGTGTCCTACCAGGACCTCCTCGACCGGCTGATCGCCCTCGCGTTCGAGCGGCACGCCCGCAAGCGGGGGATGGCGTGA
- a CDS encoding threonine ammonia-lyase: MATDLTTLSGEDVCAAGAWLAGRVVRTPVVRSAALDALAGARLWLKAENLQRGGSYKYRGATLAVGRIADEGRHTGVIAQSTGNHAVAVALAARERGLRAVAVLPVDAAPAKIALAHAAGADVMLAGHTLDDRLAAVERLRVSTGHAVLDAYDHPDVIRGQGTATLELLDEVRDRGARLDAVVLPVGGGGGLAGACLAAEGHDLSVYGVEPVGNDSLARSLVTGNRVTVVPGPTLADGLRPAQVGRLPFRIVQHAVAGVVRVDDAAIAHAVRLVLFEAKLLVEPSAAAALAGALLLAAAGGLGDIGVVLTGGNIDPGTLGGILAGPADVTGTGGRDTTGGPAGTGHHTGHDRSGRPAGAHDQEEAA; this comes from the coding sequence GTGGCGACAGATCTGACAACTCTGAGTGGTGAGGATGTCTGCGCGGCCGGGGCGTGGCTCGCCGGCCGGGTGGTGCGGACCCCGGTGGTCCGGTCGGCGGCGCTCGACGCCCTGGCCGGGGCCCGGCTGTGGCTCAAGGCGGAGAACCTGCAGCGCGGCGGGTCCTACAAGTACCGGGGCGCGACGCTCGCCGTGGGCCGGATCGCCGACGAGGGCCGGCACACCGGCGTCATCGCGCAGAGCACCGGCAACCACGCCGTGGCCGTCGCGCTTGCCGCCCGCGAACGCGGCCTGCGCGCCGTCGCCGTCCTGCCCGTGGACGCGGCCCCCGCGAAGATCGCCCTCGCCCACGCCGCCGGGGCCGACGTGATGCTTGCCGGGCACACCCTCGACGACCGGCTCGCCGCCGTCGAGCGGCTGCGGGTGTCCACCGGGCACGCCGTCCTCGACGCGTACGACCACCCGGACGTGATCCGCGGCCAGGGCACCGCCACCCTGGAACTCCTCGACGAGGTCCGCGACCGGGGCGCGCGCCTCGACGCCGTGGTGCTGCCGGTCGGCGGCGGCGGTGGCCTCGCCGGGGCCTGCCTGGCCGCCGAGGGCCACGACCTCTCCGTGTACGGCGTCGAGCCGGTCGGCAACGACTCCCTCGCCCGCAGCCTGGTCACCGGCAACCGGGTGACGGTGGTCCCCGGGCCCACCCTCGCCGACGGCCTGCGGCCCGCGCAGGTGGGCCGGCTGCCGTTCCGGATCGTCCAGCACGCCGTGGCCGGGGTGGTCCGGGTGGACGACGCTGCCATCGCCCACGCCGTGCGCCTCGTGCTGTTCGAGGCGAAACTCCTCGTCGAACCGTCGGCGGCGGCGGCTCTCGCGGGGGCGCTGCTGCTCGCTGCGGCCGGCGGGCTCGGCGACATCGGCGTCGTCCTCACCGGCGGCAACATCGACCCCGGCACGCTGGGCGGCATCCTCGCAGGCCCGGCCGACGTGACCGGCACCGGCGGCCGCGACACGACCGGCGGCCCCGCCGGCACCGGCCACCACACCGGCCACGACCGCTCCGGCCGCCCGGCCGGCGCCCACGACCAGGAGGAGGCGGCATGA
- a CDS encoding SdrD B-like domain-containing protein: protein MPVARGHGPRNAAATAFLVGLALAGTAPARAAAADGTVTVTVVRDVNSDGSHTPGLELGEPGILVRLTDDAGGTQDTTTDAGGVATVDPAAGPLTGGRYRVEVVIPAARSFLRPAPAGGPAPSLSPPVAFVDVRGGRNATVLAGVHDPADYCHATPLLVTPCPRQGAAGTPDSRAVVSWPYDRAGTPTVEAVTGQVGATYGLAYQRDRDRLFVGALTRRMAGYGPAGPGGVYVVDRAAHTVSTFATVPDAGTAAHAADLDRDSLAVNNAVGREGLGDLELSADGRTLYVVGLRARALYLYDAAGPTAAAPERIVPVPDPGCPTGPDDWRPYGLGYHDGAVYVGGTCTAERSQKREDLRAYVLRFDGTAFTTVVAHPLDHRRGTRPGDTYWRPWQPTYEPYNSADGTFDDPDVPGRGWFRQANRPQPILSDLVFDRDGSMVLGFRDRLGDQAGRDAPGPVGAVDQQRRSLDPAMGDVTRVCLTADGYVWDGEALTCPGHPPTGPQQPGVHEYYPDAGRASGGLAFAPRFRDTASTTTTGTRTFDNATGRANGDFAVDNGFGRANGFGDLELLCAPPPLWTGGRVWFDRDGDGSQDPSEEPLPGATVTLTDPAGARTATTDQRGEYRFPVRPDTDYQLRFDATTADTSGIPDRPDAAALVPAPAARGTERAVDSDGPVVNLTSGAPGVNDHTHGAGYQLPPPATPPPTAAPPRRPAARGDTGSPWILGGSAAGLAFLGVGATLFVTNRRRMRLG from the coding sequence ATGCCGGTAGCGCGGGGACACGGGCCACGGAACGCCGCCGCGACCGCGTTCCTCGTCGGACTCGCCCTGGCCGGCACCGCCCCCGCCCGGGCCGCCGCGGCCGACGGCACCGTCACGGTCACCGTCGTCCGCGACGTCAACTCCGACGGTAGCCACACCCCCGGGCTGGAGCTCGGCGAGCCGGGCATCCTGGTCCGGCTCACCGACGACGCCGGCGGCACCCAGGACACCACCACCGACGCCGGCGGGGTGGCCACCGTCGACCCGGCGGCCGGCCCGCTGACCGGCGGCCGGTACCGGGTCGAGGTCGTCATCCCGGCGGCGAGGTCCTTCCTGCGCCCCGCTCCGGCCGGCGGCCCCGCCCCGAGCCTGTCGCCACCGGTCGCGTTCGTGGACGTGCGCGGCGGGCGGAACGCCACCGTCCTCGCCGGCGTGCACGATCCGGCCGACTACTGCCACGCCACCCCGCTCCTTGTCACCCCGTGCCCCCGGCAGGGCGCGGCCGGCACCCCGGACAGCCGGGCCGTCGTCTCCTGGCCCTACGACCGGGCGGGGACCCCGACGGTCGAGGCGGTCACCGGCCAGGTCGGCGCGACGTACGGGCTGGCGTACCAGCGGGACCGCGATCGGCTGTTCGTCGGCGCGCTCACCCGACGGATGGCCGGCTACGGCCCGGCCGGCCCCGGTGGCGTGTACGTCGTCGACCGGGCGGCGCACACGGTGTCGACGTTCGCGACCGTGCCGGACGCCGGTACCGCCGCGCACGCCGCCGACCTGGACCGCGACAGTCTCGCGGTCAACAACGCCGTCGGCAGGGAGGGGCTCGGCGACCTGGAGCTGTCCGCCGACGGCCGGACCCTGTACGTCGTCGGCCTGCGGGCCCGCGCCCTGTACCTCTACGACGCCGCCGGCCCCACGGCCGCCGCCCCCGAGCGGATCGTCCCGGTCCCCGACCCGGGCTGCCCGACCGGCCCCGACGACTGGAGGCCCTACGGCCTCGGTTACCACGACGGCGCGGTGTACGTGGGCGGCACCTGCACCGCCGAGCGCAGCCAGAAACGGGAGGACCTGCGCGCGTACGTGCTCCGGTTCGACGGCACGGCCTTCACCACAGTGGTCGCCCATCCGCTGGACCACCGGCGCGGCACCCGGCCGGGGGACACCTACTGGCGGCCGTGGCAGCCGACGTACGAGCCGTACAACAGCGCCGACGGGACCTTCGACGATCCGGACGTACCCGGAAGGGGATGGTTCCGGCAGGCGAACCGCCCGCAGCCGATCCTGTCGGACCTGGTCTTCGACCGGGACGGCTCGATGGTGCTCGGCTTCCGCGACCGGCTCGGCGACCAGGCCGGCCGCGACGCCCCGGGCCCGGTCGGCGCGGTCGACCAGCAGCGACGTTCCCTGGATCCGGCGATGGGCGACGTGACCCGGGTCTGCCTGACCGCCGACGGCTACGTCTGGGACGGCGAGGCGCTGACCTGCCCCGGACACCCCCCGACCGGCCCGCAGCAGCCGGGCGTCCACGAGTACTACCCGGACGCCGGCCGGGCGTCCGGCGGCCTGGCCTTCGCGCCCCGGTTCCGGGACACCGCCTCGACGACCACCACCGGCACCCGCACGTTCGACAACGCCACCGGCCGGGCGAACGGCGACTTCGCGGTCGACAACGGTTTCGGTCGGGCCAACGGCTTCGGCGACCTGGAACTGCTCTGCGCGCCGCCCCCGCTGTGGACCGGCGGCCGGGTGTGGTTCGACCGGGACGGCGACGGGTCGCAGGACCCGTCGGAGGAGCCGCTGCCCGGCGCGACGGTCACCCTGACCGACCCGGCGGGCGCGCGGACCGCCACCACCGACCAGCGCGGCGAGTACCGGTTCCCGGTCCGGCCCGACACCGACTACCAGCTGCGGTTCGACGCGACCACCGCCGACACCTCGGGGATCCCCGACCGGCCGGACGCCGCGGCACTCGTCCCCGCCCCGGCGGCCCGGGGCACCGAACGCGCCGTGGACTCCGACGGCCCGGTCGTGAACCTGACCAGCGGCGCGCCCGGGGTCAACGACCACACCCACGGCGCGGGCTACCAGCTCCCGCCGCCGGCGACGCCCCCGCCCACGGCCGCGCCGCCCCGCCGGCCGGCGGCGCGCGGCGACACGGGCAGCCCGTGGATCCTGGGCGGGTCGGCCGCCGGCCTGGCCTTCCTCGGGGTCGGAGCGACCCTGTTCGTGACGAACCGCCGCCGGATGCGCCTCGGCTGA